Proteins co-encoded in one Brassica rapa cultivar Chiifu-401-42 chromosome A02, CAAS_Brap_v3.01, whole genome shotgun sequence genomic window:
- the LOC103851703 gene encoding xyloglucan endotransglucosylase/hydrolase protein 22: protein MGCSPILISLFILSCSALILAGDFRKDIDIVWGSDKAKILENGQAITLSLDKASGSGFESKAQFLFGKVSMELKLVPGNSAGTVTSYYLASKGTMWDEIDFEFLGNLSGDPYTVHTNVITQGKGDREQQFRLWFDPTVDFHTYSILWNPKTIVFYVDGTPIREFKKMNTKNVAYPEKQAMRVHSSLWNGDDWATRGGLVKTDWSKAPFTAYYRNFEVQDCDWSAPGSNVSCGGGGPNSWLNEGIDENSRKRLKWVQSNFIIYNYCNDAKRFRLGLPTECVVMN from the exons ATGGGTTGCTCACCAATCTTGATCAGTTTGTTTATTCTGTCATGTTCTGCCTTAATCTTGGCGGGTGATTTCAGAAAAGATATTGACATTGTATGGGGAAGCGACAAAGCAAAGATACTCGAAAACGGCCAAGCCATTACATTGTCTCTTGACAAAGCTTCAGGCTCTGGTTTTGAATCCAAGGCTCAGTTCTTGTTTGGTAAGGTCTCTATGGAGCTCAAGCTTGTCCCGGGAAACTCAGCTGGTACTGTCACATCTTACTAt CTTGCGTCTAAAGGAACGATGTGGGATGAGATAGACTTCGAATTTTTGGGGAATCTAAGTGGTGATCCTTATACAGTCCACACAAATGTCATCACACAAGGAAAAGGTGATAGAGAACAACAGTTTCGTCTCTGGTTCGATCCCACCGTTGATTTTCACACTTACTCCATCCTCTGGAACCCTAAGACCATAGT ATTCTATGTGGATGGTACACCGATAAGAGAATTCAAGAAAATGAACACGAAGAACGTAGCTTATCCTGAGAAACAAGCAATGAGAGTCCATTCCAGCTTATGGAACGGAGATGACTGGGCCACGAGAGGAGGGCTCGTGAAGACTGACTGGTCCAAAGCGCCTTTCACGGCTTATTACAGGAACTTTGAGGTTCAAGACTGTGATTGGTCGGCCCCTGGCTCTAATGTATCGTGCGGTGGTGGTGGTCCAAACTCATGGCTCAATGAAGGGATCGATGAAAATAGCAGGAAGAGGCTCAAGTGGGTCCAAAGCAACTTCATCATCTATAACTATTGCAATGACGCTAAAAGATTTCGTCTAGGGTTGCCTACCGAATGTGTTGTTATGAATTAA
- the LOC103851702 gene encoding uncharacterized protein LOC103851702: MSLFLSRISKLSAYKVKNARFFSSLPESSPYLLLSSEKLGETCEGNETVRQKLFDPRKEETVSGSEKTLPKELEGDILVGASKGWVLSMDKKDSSLHLTDLCKPWVSSSPRVMSLPSLGFDPCVTVKQVSLSSSSPDECTVAANFSESQLSVCRTNCDSSWTHFKTPFPLLQASDLMYSKRDNAFYFASNKGLYMGSLHLSSNKLKYQELRFSSLPKFPEAEWEMLDTCFMSKHFVESPSGELFFVKWYRQFLHKENNNNGRREVEDIHSKTRWFMVFRQDDNTKALSYTQDIGDLCIFLGKSEAFCLSASLYPGLKPNSIYYIGSGLGSYHLPSGTVRPYNPLGSPKTLHAPFWLDPISS; this comes from the exons atgtcTCTGTTTCTCAGCCGAATCTCGAAGCTCTCT GCTTACAAGGTGAAGAATGCTCGCTTCTTCTCATCGCTTCCTGAGTCGTCTCCGTATCTGCTGCTGAGCAGTGAGAAGTTGGGAGAGACTTGTGAGGGTAACGAAACCGTACGTCAAAAGTTGTTCGATCCGAGGAAGGAGGAAACAGTGAGTGGTAGTGAGAAAACCCTTCCCAAGGAGCTCGAAGGGGACATTCTCGTGGGAGCATCTAAAGGATGGGTTCTTTCTATGGACAAGAAGGATTCTTCCCTACATCTCACGGATCTGTGCAAGCCATGGGTCTCTTCTTCGCCAAGAGTCATGTCCTTGCCAAGTCTAGGGTTCGATCCTTGTGTCACCGTGAAACAAGtgtctctctcctcttcttccCCTGACGAGTGCACTGTAGCTGCAAACTTCAGTGAGTCTCAGCTAAGTGTGTGCAGGACTAATTGCGACTCTAGTTGGACTCATTTCAAAACCCCTTTCCCACTCTTGCAAGCCTCTGATCTCATGTACTCCAAAAGAGACAATGCCTTCTACTTTGCGAGTAACAAGGGTCTCTACATGGGTTCGCTGCATCTCAGCAGCAACAAGCTCAAGTATCAAGAACTGCGCTTCAGTAGCCTGCCTAAGTTCCCAGAGGCTGAGTGGGAGATGTTGGATACATGTTTCATGAGCAAACACTTTGTGGAGTCACCCTCTGGTGAACTTTTCTTTGTCAAGTGGTACCGCCAGTTTTTGCACAAGGAGAATAATAATAATGGGAGGAGGGAAGTGGAAGATATTCATAGCAAAACCAGGTGGTTCATGGTTTTTAGACAAGATGACAATACCAAAGCCCTTTCTTACACTCAAGACATTGGGGATCTCTGCATCTTCCTTGGCAAGAGTGAAGCTTTCTGTCTCTCCGCCAGCTTGTACCCGGGGCTCAAACCTAACTCCATCTACTACATTGGCTCTGGACTTGGTTCATACCATCTCCCTTCTGGTACTGTCCGTCCCTACAATCCCCTTGGTTCACCTAAAACACTCCACGCGCCTTTCTGGCTTGATCCTATCTCTAGCTAG
- the LOC103851701 gene encoding calmodulin-binding protein 60 B yields MDRGNNMNRAKRSFDCNGDGDQPDRKRPALASVIVEALKVNSLQKLCSSLEPILRRVVSEEVERALAKLGPARLTGSSGSSPKRIEGPNGSNLRLQFRSRLSLPLFTGGRVEGEQGAAIHIVLIDANTRRAVLHGPEASAKLEVVALDGDFNAEDDEDWTKEEFESHVVKERQGKRPLLTGDLGVTLKEGVGTLGELSFTDNSSWIRSRKFRLGLRVASDGVRIREAKTEAFTVKDHRGELYKKHYPPALNDEVWRLEKIGKDGAFHKKLSAAGIVTVEDFLRIMVRDSGGLRGILGSGMSNKMWDALAEHAKTCVLSSKLYIYYPEDSRNVGVVFNNIYELSGLISGDQYSSADSLSESQKVYVDGLVKKAYDNWNLVIEYDGKSLIDMKQPQNPPENYSTTAFDHPMQMAGANQSLDFTIGGYDQTMVTSYPQHPQLLDSNPGAQYEVASDQLMGSVHQAQSSTNNQNMNGLLALGPPQSSTSHYQHINQANLNPFEDWSNHGERGGGGGGAEDFFSEEEIRLRSHEMLENEDMQKFVRLFSMGGGGTGNDSVAHFPEDGYTSFPSFLNTPMQGYDDEDSGRSGRSVVGWLKIKAAMRWGFSIRRKAAERRAQIVELDDDDEE; encoded by the exons ATGGATAGAGGTAATAACATGAACAGAGCCAAGAGGAGTTTTGATTGTAATGGTGATGGTGATCAACCTGACCGAAAACGTCCTGCTCTTGCTAG TGTGATTGTAGAGGCTCTGAAAGTAAACAGTTTGCAGAAGCTTTGCTCCTCTTTAGAACCTATCCTCCGCCGAGTT GTCAGCGAGGAAGTTGAACGTGCTTTGGCAAAACTAGGCCCCGCTAGGCTTACTGGAAG TTCTGGTTCTTCTCCAAAGCGAATAGAAGGTCCAAATGGTAGTAACCTACGGCTCCAGTTCAGGTCCAGGCTATCTCTCCCCTTATTCACAGGAGGAAGAGTAGAAGGAGAGCAAGGCGCCGCAATCCACATCGTCCTCATCGATGCAAACACTCGCCGCGCCGTGTTACACGGTCCAGAAGCTTCAGCAAAGCTTGAAGTTGTTGCGCTTGATGGTGACTTCAACGCTGAAGACGACGAAGACTGGACAAAGGAAGAGTTTGAAAGCCATGTGGTGAAAGAGCGTCAAGGAAAGAGACCGTTGCTTACCGGAGACTTGGGTGTGACTCTCAAGGAAGGGGTTGGAACCTTGGGGGAGCTTTCTTTCACTGATAACTCGAGTTGGATCCGGAGTAGGAAGTTCAGACTCGGTTTACGCGTTGCTTCTGATGGCGTGCGGATACGCGAGGCGAAGACTGAAGCGTTTACTGTTAAAGACCACAGAGGAGAAT TGTACAAGAAGCATTATCCACCTGCTTTGAACGATGAAGTGTGGAGATTGGAGAAGATTGGTAAGGATGGTGCGTTCCATAAGAAGCTTAGTGCTGCAGGGATAGTCACTGTAGAGGACTTTCTGAGAATAATGGTTAGAGATTCTGGAGGATTACGTGGT ATTCTTGGAAGTGGAATGTCAAACAAGATGTGGGATGCACTAGCGGAGCATGCCAAGACGTGTGTCTTGAGCAGTAAGCTTTATATCTACTATCCGGAGGATTCAAGGAACGTTGGAGTTGTGTTCAATAATATCTATGAGCTAAGTGGTCTCATATCTGGGGATCAGTACTCCTCTGCTGATTCACTTTCTGAAAGCCAAAAG GTATATGTTGATGGGCTGGTGAAGAAAGCATATGACAACTGGAACTTAGTCATAGAGTATGATGGAAAGTCTCTCATAGACATGAAGCAGCCTCAGAATCCTCCTGAAAATTACTCAACTACTGCCTTTGACCATCCTATGCAGATGGCAGGGGCTAATCAATCTTTAGATTTTACTATTGGAG GGTATGATCAAACTATGGTGACAAGTTATCCTCAGCACCCCCAGCTTCTAGATTCCAACCCAGGAGCACAATATGAGGTTGCTTCGGATCAGCTCATGGGAAGTGTACATCAGGCTCAAAGCTCCACAAACAATCAAAACATGAACGGTTTGCTTGCTCTTGGTCCTCCACAGTCATCCACGAGCCATTACCAACACATCAACCAGGCAAATCTCAATCCATTTGAAGACTGGTCAAACCACGGcgagagaggaggaggaggaggaggagcagaaGATTTCTTCTCAGAGGAAGAGATCAGACTCAGAAGCCATGAAATGCTGGAGAACGAAGACATGCAAAAGTTCGTCCGCTTATTCAGCATGGGAGGAGGAGGAACAGGCAATGACTCTGTAGCACATTTTCCAGAAGATGGATATACTTCTTTCCCTTCGTTTCTAAACACGCCCATGCAAGGATATGATGATGAAGACAGTGGTCGATCAGGCAGATCTGTCGTTGGTTGGCTTAAGATAAAGGCAGCAATGAGATGGGGTTTCTCCATCAGGAGGAAAGCAGCTGAGAGGCGAGCACAGATCGTAGAGCTGGATGATGATGACGAAGAATAG